A genome region from Phaeobacter sp. A36a-5a includes the following:
- the rplS gene encoding 50S ribosomal protein L19: MDLIAQLEAEQVAALGKEIPDFKAGDTIRVGYKVTEGSRSRVQNYEGVCISRKNGSGIAGSFTVRKISFGEGVERVFPLHSTNIDSITVVRRGRVRRAKLYYLRARRGKSARIAEDTNYKAKA; the protein is encoded by the coding sequence ATGGATCTGATCGCACAGTTGGAGGCGGAACAAGTTGCCGCCCTGGGGAAAGAGATCCCCGATTTCAAAGCCGGTGACACCATCCGCGTTGGCTACAAAGTGACCGAAGGCAGCCGCTCGCGCGTGCAGAACTACGAAGGTGTCTGCATCAGCCGCAAGAATGGCTCCGGCATCGCCGGTTCGTTCACCGTTCGCAAGATTTCGTTTGGCGAAGGTGTGGAGCGTGTTTTCCCGCTGCACTCGACCAACATCGACAGCATCACTGTTGTGCGCCGCGGCCGTGTTCGCCGTGCGAAACTGTACTATCTGCGCGCCCGTCGCGGTAAATCCGCACGGATTGCAGAAGATACAAACTACAAAGCCAAAGCGTAA
- the rpmE gene encoding 50S ribosomal protein L31, with protein MKADTHPEYHFIDVKMTDGTILKMRSTWGKEGDTLSLDIDPTVHPAWTGGSTRLMDAGGRVSKFKKKYEGLGF; from the coding sequence ATGAAAGCCGACACCCATCCCGAATACCACTTCATCGACGTCAAAATGACCGATGGCACCATCCTCAAGATGCGCTCCACCTGGGGCAAAGAGGGTGACACTCTCTCGCTGGACATCGACCCCACCGTGCACCCCGCATGGACCGGTGGTTCGACCCGCCTGATGGACGCCGGTGGTCGCGTATCGAAGTTCAAGAAAAAATACGAAGGCCTGGGCTTCTAA
- a CDS encoding division plane positioning ATPase MipZ, with the protein MAHIIVVGNEKGGAGKSTVSMHVATTLARLGYKIAALDLDLRQRSLGRYLENRKAFMEKAALDLPLVELHELPEIDPESLQPGENIYDHRLSAAVSELEPNNDFILIDCPGSHTRLSQVAHSLADTLITPLNDSFVDFDLLAHTDQKGEKITGPSVYSEMVWNARQLRAQAGLKPIDWIVIRNRVGTQRMVNKEKMERAISMLSKRIGFRVAPGFSERVVFRELFPRGLTLLDLKDIGVKQLNISNIAARQELRDMMKSLNLPGVDVDI; encoded by the coding sequence GTGGCGCATATTATTGTCGTCGGCAACGAAAAAGGGGGCGCGGGCAAATCCACCGTTTCCATGCATGTGGCAACCACCCTGGCCCGATTGGGATACAAGATTGCCGCCCTGGACCTCGACTTGCGTCAACGTTCACTGGGGCGCTATCTGGAAAACCGCAAGGCGTTCATGGAAAAGGCCGCGCTGGACCTGCCGCTGGTGGAGCTGCATGAGCTGCCCGAAATCGATCCCGAAAGCCTGCAACCCGGCGAGAACATCTATGACCACCGGCTGTCTGCGGCGGTCTCCGAGCTGGAACCCAACAACGACTTTATCCTGATCGACTGCCCGGGTTCGCACACCCGGCTCAGTCAGGTCGCCCATTCCCTGGCCGACACGCTGATCACGCCACTGAACGACAGTTTTGTCGATTTCGACCTCCTGGCGCATACTGACCAAAAGGGTGAAAAGATCACCGGGCCGTCCGTTTATTCCGAAATGGTCTGGAACGCGCGACAGTTGCGCGCGCAGGCTGGCCTGAAACCAATTGACTGGATTGTGATCCGAAATCGAGTTGGCACTCAGCGCATGGTGAACAAGGAAAAGATGGAACGCGCGATTTCCATGCTTTCGAAACGGATCGGATTCCGCGTTGCCCCCGGATTTTCGGAACGGGTGGTGTTCCGGGAGTTGTTTCCGCGCGGGCTGACCCTGCTGGACCTCAAGGATATTGGCGTCAAACAGCTGAATATCTCCAACATCGCGGCACGGCAGGAACTGCGCGACATGATGAAATCGCTGAATCTGCCAGGCGTGGATGTCGATATCTGA